The Phaeodactylum tricornutum CCAP 1055/1 chromosome 8, whole genome shotgun sequence DNA segment ACAAGGTTTGCGACAATGGCGGTGACAAGAATTGGAACGTCTCTTGGTCAATCTACATAAACGCTTGTCGCAAGTTTTACTGCTCCGATCCATTGCCATCAAGACCGTTGCTCCCGATCATCTAGGCATTAACATCACGACGGCTCCCGAGTATCCAAGCAGCGACTTCACGACGACTCATACACGACGACTAACACATACAGCAGACGGACCAGCGGCAAGATGCCCTCGAACGATCCATTGTGGGCTGCCGCGTCGCCGAATCCGTCGACCTCTTCCTGGTTTGcgggagcgacgacgacaaaactCCTCGTCATTCTTTCCGTGGTTGCGTACGGGACAATGCACACACAAAAGACGTTCCCCGCGTGGCAGTTTGATGCTCAACTGATTCGTGACGGACAATGGCACCGCTTATTCTCTTCCAAAGTTGCCTTTGGTACTCCGGGTACGGCACTCCTAGGCACGACGCTCGGCGTCCTATTCTCCCGACAGTTTGAACGTGAACTCGGTAGTAGGCGGTTCGTCTCGTTCGTTCTCTTTGTCCAAATTGTCGCCGTACTGTTGGAAGCGGGTTTGTTGGCCACCGCGTTTCCGTACCCTTGGCGGTACTCGGGACCCTACGCTCTTCTCGGCGCTGCCTTTCGCCTCTACCACGTCCATACACCCCGCCTACATCCACGCTTTTTTGGAGTCCTCGGATTTTGGTGTTCCGAAAAGGCGGTCTACTATCTATGGATGCTGCAACTGACAGGGTCCGGCGGATACTCCACCGTTGGAGCTACGGCCACGGGATGGCTCGCCGCAGTTCTTTACACGCGTCTCGGTAGTACCAGCAGCAGTGGCATTGCCCATCTACCCACCGTTTTGGATATTCCGGATTGGCTCGTGGCGTTATGGAAACCAATAGGAGATCGCGTCGGTGATGTTCCGCCGAGGTTGTTGGTTCCGCGCACGGCAGCGGCGGGGCGACCGGGCTTCGCGCCCGCACCCCATCCCATCTTTGGAGGGCAGCCGTTACCCCCGCCCGCTCCCACCGTACGTACTCCTGTCGTTGTTGAACCGGATCCAGCCGCCCGGGAACAACTTTTGCTCATGGGCTTTGACGCCGACGCCGTGGAGCAAGCCCTCCGGGAGACCCGGAACGACGTGAATCGAGCGGCGGATCGCCTACTCAACCAGTAAACGCCACTGTATCTAATATCCACTACTCCACCTTTACGACTACTCTAGCAAAGAACGCTACTATTGCTACTGCTGGTCTGGCTACATCGCTAGTTGGCTCGTTGTGCCGCACGGGATACATTGTACGATTTGATATTCCGCCGTTAGGATCAATCATCAAAATGCGTTAGTTGTTACCGGCAACAGATTTACACTTTCCTTCACTAGAGTCggttgtgtgtgtgtgtgtgtactaGGCTTCCACGAATTGACTAGGATCAACGTCCCGAAGCAAGGCTTTGTTTTCCGTCCCGAGCACGGCGCCACCGCCAAAGGCAATCGCACCTTGTCCCTTGACTCCGGCCGGTGGACGCGCCACGTGCGTTTGCGCCTTTTGCACAATTTCATCCCGCACGGGTTTGTTGGCGAGTTCGGGTGCGGGTAGGTTGGCCGCCTTGCGGGCCAATACTTCGGCGGCGAGCTTGCCCCCGAGGACGGCGCCTTCCATGGATCCCAGAAACTTTTGTGACGTCCAGTCCCCGGCCAGCGTGAAATTGTCAATTGGAGTGGTTTGACTCGGGCGGTACTTGTTGCGGCCGGGAATGGCGGCGTAGACCGAGCGGGGCACCTTGACCACGGCGTATTTGCGAAGTTTGGCCTCACCGTTGGGGCCCTGGTTCTTGGTGGCCGGCCAGGTGGGATCAGCGGCGATTTCGGTGGGGAAGAGTCGGGCCAGTTCGCCCATGGTCGCGTCGatgatttcttcgtccgtcTTGGCAATCCAATTCACGTTACCACCGGCGAGAGGACTGCACGGGGCAAAGACGAGCTCGAGCATGGAAGCGGATTCGTCGTAGTATTCCTTGCAGGTGACGCTCATGTCGGCGTAAACGGACAGCAGCGGCGAGCGGGAAAAGCACAAGTGATCGACGGCTTTGAGTTTGCGATCGAACCACATGTGGAGGTTAATGACGGGAATGCCTTCGAGTTCGTCGAATTGACGAAAGTAGGGCATTGTTTGCCACTTTTCGGGCAACATGCGTTTGACAATATCCACGGGCATGGCGGACACGTATTCGTCGGCAACGACCTTTTCTCCGGACCGCATCAGGAGGTAATCGACACTACCGTCTTCGCGGGTGACGATTTCTTGCACGGGGGAATTGAGGTTGACTTGACCGCCACGGGCTTGAATGTGTTCGACCATGGGTGCACAGAGCCGGTCGGGCTGATTGCCGTCGAGAAAGGCCATTTGGAGGCCGTTGTCTTCGTTCAAAAAGCGATTCATGGCGGTCAAAACGACCGTCATACTCAATTTGTCGGGATCAATGAAATCGAGTGCCTTGGCCATGCTGATAAAGACTTCTTCGTTGATGCGTTCGGGCATCCCGTACT contains these protein-coding regions:
- a CDS encoding predicted protein; amino-acid sequence: MPSNDPLWAAASPNPSTSSWFAGATTTKLLVILSVVAYGTMHTQKTFPAWQFDAQLIRDGQWHRLFSSKVAFGTPGTALLGTTLGVLFSRQFERELGSRRFVSFVLFVQIVAVLLEAGLLATAFPYPWRYSGPYALLGAAFRLYHVHTPRLHPRFFGVLGFWCSEKAVYYLWMLQLTGSGGYSTVGATATGWLAAVLYTRLGSTSSSGIAHLPTVLDIPDWLVALWKPIGDRVGDVPPRLLVPRTAAAGRPGFAPAPHPIFGGQPLPPPAPTVRTPVVVEPDPAAREQLLLMGFDADAVEQALRETRNDVNRAADRLLNQ
- the PDS1 gene encoding phytoene dehydrogenase (phytoene desaturase 1; expressed gene with similarities to higher plant and green algae phytoene desaturases, possibly involved in carotenoid biosynthesis, chloroplast localised), with product MMFHYKTGSSWFLLLSASITTTLTTTTMTTTHAFAPHTRLSVPHGASRLVMKDFPKPNLEDTDNYRFYRDLSHSFSTTLKAPSPESRKKVAIIGGGLSGLACAKYLADAGHQPVVYEARDVLGGKVSAWQDADGDWIETGLHIFFGAYPNMMNLFAELDIHDRLQWKVHKMIFAMQELPGEFTTFDFIPGIPAPFNFGLAILMNQKMLTLPEKIQTAPPLLPMLVRGQDFIDEQDELSVLDFMRKYGMPERINEEVFISMAKALDFIDPDKLSMTVVLTAMNRFLNEDNGLQMAFLDGNQPDRLCAPMVEHIQARGGQVNLNSPVQEIVTREDGSVDYLLMRSGEKVVADEYVSAMPVDIVKRMLPEKWQTMPYFRQFDELEGIPVINLHMWFDRKLKAVDHLCFSRSPLLSVYADMSVTCKEYYDESASMLELVFAPCSPLAGGNVNWIAKTDEEIIDATMGELARLFPTEIAADPTWPATKNQGPNGEAKLRKYAVVKVPRSVYAAIPGRNKYRPSQTTPIDNFTLAGDWTSQKFLGSMEGAVLGGKLAAEVLARKAANLPAPELANKPVRDEIVQKAQTHVARPPAGVKGQGAIAFGGGAVLGTENKALLRDVDPSQFVEA